A genome region from Chryseobacterium indicum includes the following:
- the eno gene encoding phosphopyruvate hydratase gives MSYISYIEARQILDSRGNPTVEVDVFTESGAMGRAAVPSGASTGEHEAVELRDGGSEYMGKGVLKAVENVREVIAPELVGLPVYDQNLIDQIMIDLDGTNNKGNLGANAILGVSLAAAKAAAAELKMPLYKYVGGVNVNTLPVPMMNVINGGSHSDAPIAFQEFMIMPVKADSFSHALRKGTEIFHNLKSILHSRGLSTAVGDEGGFAPTFKGTEDALDTLLQAIEKAGYKPGDDIMLALDCAASEFYKDGIYDYRKFQTPDAAQFSSSEQVSYLAELAAKYPIISIEDGMQENDWEGWKMLTDKIGDRVQLVGDDLFVTNVERLSRGVKEGIANSILVKVNQIGSLSETMAAVQMAQNNRFTSVMSHRSGETEDSTIADLAVAMNCGQIKTGSASRSDRMAKYNQLLRIEEALGETAVFPGLEAFKIKR, from the coding sequence ATGAGTTACATTTCTTACATAGAAGCGAGACAAATTTTGGATTCAAGAGGAAATCCTACAGTTGAAGTAGATGTATTCACGGAAAGTGGTGCGATGGGACGCGCTGCAGTACCTTCCGGAGCTTCTACAGGAGAACATGAAGCGGTGGAATTGCGCGACGGCGGTTCAGAATATATGGGGAAAGGAGTTCTTAAAGCGGTTGAGAATGTAAGAGAGGTGATTGCGCCCGAGTTGGTAGGTCTTCCTGTATACGATCAGAATCTTATCGACCAGATTATGATCGATCTTGACGGAACCAATAATAAAGGAAATCTTGGAGCAAATGCGATTCTTGGTGTTTCTTTGGCAGCAGCTAAAGCAGCGGCAGCAGAATTGAAAATGCCTTTGTACAAATATGTTGGCGGTGTAAATGTAAACACCCTTCCTGTTCCGATGATGAACGTGATCAACGGAGGTTCTCACTCCGATGCGCCGATTGCGTTTCAGGAATTTATGATCATGCCGGTAAAAGCAGATTCTTTCTCTCACGCATTGAGAAAAGGAACGGAAATTTTCCACAACCTTAAATCCATTCTTCACTCAAGAGGTTTATCAACTGCGGTAGGCGATGAAGGAGGTTTTGCACCAACTTTCAAAGGAACAGAAGATGCTTTGGATACTTTACTTCAGGCTATTGAAAAAGCAGGGTACAAGCCGGGTGACGATATTATGTTGGCTCTTGACTGTGCTGCTTCTGAATTCTACAAAGACGGAATCTACGATTACAGAAAATTCCAGACTCCGGATGCCGCTCAGTTCTCAAGCAGTGAGCAGGTTTCTTACCTTGCTGAACTGGCAGCGAAATATCCGATCATTTCAATTGAAGACGGAATGCAGGAAAACGACTGGGAAGGCTGGAAAATGTTAACCGATAAAATCGGAGACCGAGTACAGTTGGTAGGAGACGATTTATTCGTAACCAATGTTGAAAGACTGTCAAGAGGAGTAAAAGAAGGAATTGCAAACTCAATCTTGGTAAAAGTAAACCAGATCGGATCTCTTTCTGAAACAATGGCAGCGGTACAAATGGCGCAGAACAACAGATTCACTTCTGTAATGTCTCACAGATCAGGAGAAACTGAAGATTCTACAATCGCAGATTTAGCAGTAGCAATGAATTGCGGACAGATTAAAACAGGATCGGCTTCAAGATCAGACAGAATGGCGAAATACAACCAGCTGTTGAGAATTGAAGAAGCTCTTGGTGAAACCGCAGTTTTCCCGGGCTTAGAAGCTTTTAAAATCAAAAGATAA
- a CDS encoding Dyp-type peroxidase, translating into MINLKNNMPVDMYDLSYDELFENLQGNILKGHGRNFTAHIFVRFYRNNRTDAVQWLKNFSEKITSCKKQLKETIQFKKNGVSGGVFLGLYLTHEGYDYLGANANFLSSMKDAKLNDPHVKDWEEGYQENIHAMLLIGDDDYDTLQKQKQVFIEELNHFSQILKIENGNVIRNNDGDGIEHFGYADGISQPLFFKEEIEEYKKKYSGNLAFDPKFSLSQVLYKDPFTNNDYAYGSFLVFRKLEQDVKGFKKQERHIAEMMNLEDDEIVGAVMVGRFEDGTPHILSKKDGIMDNLTNNFNYPTGSEGKCPFLSHIRATNERDKDSRTMIMARRAIPYGRVTDIEDTKEKKGLLFMSFQSNIQNQFEVSQLRANNMKDPIIGQNVVFVANASCFGEKPENEETEKLNFRSFVTLKGGEYFFAPSIDYLKNL; encoded by the coding sequence ATGATTAATTTAAAAAATAATATGCCCGTAGATATGTATGACCTATCTTATGATGAATTATTTGAAAATCTACAGGGAAATATTCTAAAAGGACACGGCAGAAATTTTACAGCACACATCTTTGTAAGATTTTACAGAAATAACAGGACTGACGCAGTGCAATGGCTGAAAAATTTTTCAGAAAAGATCACCTCCTGTAAAAAGCAATTGAAAGAAACTATACAATTCAAAAAAAATGGTGTTTCTGGTGGTGTATTTCTTGGGCTTTATCTTACGCATGAGGGATATGATTATCTGGGAGCGAATGCTAATTTTTTATCCAGTATGAAGGATGCTAAACTGAATGATCCTCATGTTAAAGACTGGGAAGAAGGATATCAGGAAAATATTCATGCAATGCTTCTGATTGGTGATGATGATTACGACACTCTTCAGAAACAAAAACAGGTTTTTATAGAAGAGTTAAATCATTTTTCACAAATTCTGAAAATAGAGAATGGAAATGTCATTAGAAATAACGACGGAGATGGTATTGAGCATTTCGGATATGCGGATGGAATTAGCCAGCCTCTCTTTTTCAAGGAAGAGATAGAAGAATACAAAAAAAAATATTCTGGAAATTTAGCATTTGATCCGAAATTTTCATTATCACAGGTGCTATATAAAGATCCCTTTACGAATAATGATTATGCATACGGTAGTTTTCTTGTCTTCAGAAAACTGGAACAGGATGTAAAAGGTTTTAAAAAACAGGAAAGGCATATTGCCGAAATGATGAATTTGGAGGATGATGAAATTGTGGGAGCAGTAATGGTAGGAAGATTTGAAGATGGAACTCCTCATATTTTATCAAAAAAAGATGGAATTATGGATAACCTTACCAATAACTTCAATTATCCGACTGGTTCCGAAGGAAAATGTCCTTTTCTTAGCCATATCCGGGCTACAAATGAACGTGATAAAGATTCCCGTACCATGATTATGGCAAGAAGAGCAATACCTTATGGACGCGTTACCGACATTGAAGACACAAAAGAGAAAAAGGGACTTTTGTTTATGAGCTTTCAGAGTAATATTCAGAATCAGTTTGAAGTATCCCAGTTGAGAGCCAATAATATGAAAGATCCAATTATCGGACAAAATGTTGTCTTCGTCGCGAATGCTTCATGTTTTGGAGAAAAACCGGAAAATGAAGAAACTGAAAAACTAAACTTCCGGAGTTTCGTAACCCTAAAAGGAGGTGAATATTTTTTTGCTCCATCAATTGATTATCTGAAGAATCTTTAA
- a CDS encoding YEATS-associated helix-containing protein — MKTLNQKKYNWTALLLILICVLGGVTLYFIGEPNDNTLYKNKVLKDDSAQVEKIEITLQDQNNDILKLIADTAQPKVKPVLEQNLKVNINKFREIQKEKNTLIFPEKQSSHNAPLKLCIIIIVCGILGGLASGYYRYLEDMLQANNEVKQEALEMKELCEKFENQGIAASEVKPMTEAIQNVEDKMEVLLDKIEEEKNKSVSRILFGVISSFFAVLILKAGDSKVLEFNTYLDYFVFACYCLLCALFSKKIIETLINTFVKGIGELNLANNKK, encoded by the coding sequence ATGAAAACTTTAAATCAGAAAAAGTATAACTGGACTGCTTTACTGCTGATCTTAATCTGTGTTTTGGGAGGTGTGACACTCTATTTTATTGGAGAGCCAAATGATAATACTTTATATAAAAATAAAGTTTTAAAAGATGACTCGGCTCAGGTAGAAAAAATAGAAATTACCCTTCAGGATCAAAATAATGATATTTTGAAACTAATTGCGGATACCGCCCAACCGAAAGTAAAACCTGTTCTGGAACAGAATTTAAAGGTAAACATTAATAAATTCAGGGAAATCCAAAAAGAAAAAAATACCCTAATCTTTCCGGAGAAGCAATCATCACACAATGCGCCGCTAAAATTATGCATCATTATTATTGTATGCGGTATTTTGGGAGGTTTAGCGAGTGGATATTATCGGTATTTAGAAGATATGCTGCAAGCTAATAATGAAGTTAAACAGGAAGCGTTGGAAATGAAGGAGTTATGTGAAAAATTTGAAAATCAAGGCATTGCTGCTTCTGAAGTAAAACCCATGACAGAAGCGATACAAAATGTAGAAGATAAGATGGAAGTGTTATTAGATAAGATTGAAGAGGAAAAGAATAAGTCTGTCTCAAGAATACTTTTTGGAGTGATTTCATCTTTTTTTGCAGTCCTTATCTTAAAAGCGGGAGATAGTAAAGTCTTAGAATTTAATACCTATCTGGATTACTTTGTGTTTGCGTGCTACTGTTTGCTTTGTGCCTTATTTTCTAAAAAAATTATTGAAACCCTCATTAATACGTTCGTTAAAGGGATAGGTGAACTTAATTTAGCGAATAATAAAAAATAA
- a CDS encoding sensor histidine kinase: MNYLDKIKLTYVIAVIVMMLFIAFIIFVVLMYNRKQLLYLKEKQLNAEHQNQLLQKELENQKSIEAERERISHDMHDDLGAGISALKLQAEFLKQRAENDDLKNDIDELLKTSEEMNLSMREMLWSLNSGNDTLGSFIDYSKMYAQNFLKKTKILLLTESEDVVLETIIPTEQRRNLFLCLKEALNNAYKHSQSNQIKLSFIQKDKEFMMKISDNGIGINHEKSEGNGLRNMKRRMQEQNGHCEVTTENGTHLFFRIDL, translated from the coding sequence ATGAATTATTTGGATAAAATAAAGCTTACCTACGTTATTGCAGTAATTGTGATGATGTTATTCATAGCGTTCATTATTTTTGTTGTTTTGATGTATAATCGTAAGCAACTCCTTTATTTAAAGGAAAAACAGCTAAATGCTGAACACCAAAACCAGCTTCTCCAAAAAGAACTCGAAAACCAAAAATCCATAGAAGCAGAACGCGAAAGAATTTCCCACGATATGCACGATGATCTCGGTGCAGGAATTTCAGCTCTAAAACTTCAGGCAGAATTTTTAAAACAACGAGCTGAAAATGATGATCTGAAAAATGATATTGATGAACTCCTGAAAACCTCCGAAGAAATGAATCTTTCCATGCGGGAAATGCTTTGGAGTCTTAATTCAGGAAACGATACGTTGGGAAGCTTCATCGATTATTCAAAGATGTATGCTCAAAATTTTTTGAAAAAAACAAAAATTCTCCTGCTAACAGAAAGCGAAGACGTTGTTTTGGAAACGATAATCCCCACAGAACAGAGACGAAATTTATTTCTATGTTTAAAAGAAGCCCTGAACAATGCTTACAAGCATAGCCAATCCAATCAGATCAAATTATCATTCATCCAGAAAGACAAAGAATTCATGATGAAAATCTCCGACAACGGAATAGGAATTAACCACGAAAAATCAGAAGGAAACGGACTTCGAAATATGAAGCGGAGAATGCAGGAACAAAACGGACACTGCGAAGTCACCACGGAAAACGGAACACATCTGTTTTTCAGAATCGATTTATAA
- a CDS encoding response regulator — MSISIAIVEDEKNYNNALKKVINYQDDMKVVAQFFDGNEALKNLSDLSPDVVMMDIQLQDMLGIEIIEKLRKGLPQTQFIMCTSFEDDEKVFNSLKAGAMGYLVKGESMDKILSSIRDVYNGGAPMSFSIARKVLSHFERKLPEIKGYDELTEREKEVLELLSQGLLYKEIADKKFISIDTVKKHVGNIYRKLHVNNKVEAINKFNHFKN; from the coding sequence ATGAGCATTTCCATAGCCATAGTAGAAGACGAAAAAAACTACAACAATGCGTTGAAGAAAGTCATCAATTATCAGGATGACATGAAAGTCGTTGCGCAGTTTTTTGATGGAAATGAAGCTTTAAAAAATCTTTCTGACCTTTCTCCGGATGTAGTAATGATGGATATTCAGCTACAGGATATGCTCGGTATCGAGATTATCGAAAAGCTTAGGAAGGGATTGCCTCAAACGCAGTTTATCATGTGTACCAGTTTTGAAGATGACGAAAAAGTCTTCAATTCCTTAAAAGCCGGCGCAATGGGCTACCTTGTAAAAGGCGAAAGCATGGATAAAATCCTTTCTTCAATAAGAGATGTATACAACGGTGGTGCTCCGATGAGTTTTTCGATTGCCCGAAAAGTTCTCAGCCATTTCGAAAGAAAGCTCCCCGAAATAAAAGGCTACGATGAACTTACGGAAAGGGAAAAAGAAGTACTGGAACTTTTATCACAGGGATTGCTCTACAAAGAAATCGCCGATAAAAAATTCATAAGCATTGATACCGTGAAAAAACACGTCGGAAACATTTACAGAAAACTCCACGTTAATAACAAAGTGGAGGCTATTAATAAATTTAACCATTTTAAAAACTGA
- the rplQ gene encoding 50S ribosomal protein L17, with product MRHGKKFNHLGRTASHRSAMLSNMACSLIEHKRINTTVAKAKALRVYVEPLLTKAKEDTTHNRRIVFSYLQNKEAVAELFRTVAPKIAERNGGYTRIIKTGFRPGDAADTALIELVDFNELYNPNAEEKKATRRSRRSATAKKEAVVAEAPVVEEKAAEPTAEVADSTEEKTEE from the coding sequence ATGAGACACGGTAAAAAATTCAATCACTTAGGAAGAACGGCTTCTCACAGAAGTGCTATGCTTTCTAATATGGCTTGTTCTCTAATTGAGCATAAAAGAATCAACACTACTGTAGCTAAAGCTAAAGCTTTAAGAGTATATGTTGAGCCTCTATTAACAAAAGCAAAAGAAGATACTACACACAATAGAAGAATTGTTTTTTCATATCTTCAAAATAAAGAAGCAGTTGCTGAATTGTTCAGAACGGTAGCTCCAAAAATCGCTGAGAGAAACGGTGGTTATACAAGAATCATCAAAACAGGATTCAGACCAGGTGATGCTGCTGATACTGCTCTTATCGAATTGGTAGACTTCAACGAGCTTTACAATCCGAATGCGGAAGAGAAAAAAGCGACAAGAAGAAGCAGAAGATCTGCAACAGCTAAGAAAGAAGCTGTAGTAGCTGAAGCTCCTGTAGTAGAAGAAAAAGCTGCTGAGCCAACGGCTGAAGTTGCAGATTCTACAGAAGAAAAAACTGAAGAATAA
- a CDS encoding DNA-directed RNA polymerase subunit alpha, whose product MAILQFIKPDKVILLNSDEFRGQFEFRPLEPGFGLTIGNALRRVLLSSLEGYAISSIKIEGVEHEFSTIPGVIEDVTEIILNLKQVRLKATAENQSNEQVVAKVSGQTVITAGDLGKSVNGFEVLNPDLVICNLNSDVTFEITFNIEKGRGYVPSEQNKSNNAPVGTIAIDSIFTPIKKVQYSIENYRVEQKTDYEKLVLDIETDGSISPQNALTEASKILIYHFMLFSDERITLETEAVKASIQYDEETLHTRQLLKSKLADMDLSVRALNCLKAAEVETLGELVSYSKSDLMKFRNFGKKSLTELEELVHSKGLNFGFDVAKYKLDADK is encoded by the coding sequence ATGGCAATTTTACAATTCATAAAACCCGATAAAGTAATTTTACTTAACTCTGATGAATTTAGAGGTCAATTCGAATTCAGACCACTAGAACCAGGTTTCGGGCTTACAATCGGTAATGCTTTGAGAAGAGTGTTGCTTTCTTCTCTGGAAGGTTATGCTATTTCATCTATCAAAATAGAAGGTGTAGAGCACGAATTTTCAACTATTCCAGGAGTAATCGAAGATGTTACCGAAATTATTCTTAACCTTAAGCAGGTAAGATTAAAAGCTACAGCAGAAAACCAATCTAATGAGCAGGTTGTTGCTAAAGTTTCAGGTCAAACGGTTATTACTGCTGGTGATTTAGGTAAGTCTGTCAACGGATTTGAGGTTCTTAACCCGGATTTGGTGATCTGCAACCTGAACAGTGATGTAACTTTCGAAATTACTTTCAATATAGAAAAAGGAAGAGGGTATGTTCCTTCTGAACAAAATAAGTCAAACAATGCACCTGTAGGTACAATTGCGATTGACTCTATTTTCACGCCAATCAAGAAAGTACAGTATAGCATTGAAAATTATCGTGTAGAGCAAAAAACAGACTACGAAAAACTTGTATTAGATATAGAAACTGACGGATCTATCAGTCCTCAGAACGCTTTAACAGAAGCTTCTAAGATATTAATTTATCACTTTATGCTGTTCTCTGATGAGAGAATCACGCTTGAAACGGAAGCTGTAAAAGCATCTATCCAATATGATGAGGAAACTCTTCATACAAGACAATTACTTAAGTCTAAATTAGCAGATATGGATCTTTCCGTAAGAGCCCTTAACTGTCTGAAAGCGGCTGAAGTGGAAACTCTTGGAGAATTGGTTTCTTACAGTAAGTCTGATTTGATGAAATTCAGAAATTTTGGTAAAAAATCTTTGACAGAACTAGAAGAATTAGTGCATTCAAAAGGTCTTAACTTCGGTTTCGACGTTGCAAAATATAAGTTAGACGCTGATAAATAA
- the rpsD gene encoding 30S ribosomal protein S4 translates to MARYIGPKTKIARKFGAAIYGDDKNFEKRKNQPPGQHGPNKRRGAKKSEYAVQLAEKQKAKYTYGILERQFANLFDKAHRSKGVTGEVLLQLCESRLDNVVYRLGFAKTRSAARQLVSHRHITVNGELVNIPSYLLKAGDVIAVREKSKSLEVVTNALASKANYEWLQFNDEKKEGTFVSAPERIQIPEDIKEQLIVELYSK, encoded by the coding sequence ATGGCAAGATATATTGGACCTAAAACTAAGATTGCTAGAAAGTTTGGTGCTGCAATCTACGGAGATGACAAAAACTTCGAGAAAAGAAAAAACCAACCGCCAGGACAACACGGTCCTAACAAAAGAAGAGGTGCTAAAAAATCTGAATACGCAGTTCAGTTAGCTGAAAAGCAAAAAGCTAAATATACTTACGGTATTTTAGAAAGACAGTTTGCTAACTTATTCGACAAAGCACACAGAAGTAAAGGGGTAACAGGTGAAGTTCTATTACAACTTTGCGAATCCAGATTGGATAACGTAGTATACAGATTAGGTTTTGCTAAAACAAGATCTGCTGCTAGACAGCTTGTTTCTCACAGACACATTACTGTGAACGGTGAGCTGGTAAATATTCCATCTTATTTGCTTAAAGCAGGTGATGTAATTGCAGTAAGAGAAAAGTCTAAATCTCTTGAAGTGGTTACAAATGCATTAGCTTCTAAAGCAAATTATGAGTGGTTACAATTCAACGATGAGAAGAAAGAAGGTACTTTCGTTTCTGCTCCTGAGAGAATCCAAATTCCGGAAGACATCAAGGAACAGCTTATCGTCGAACTTTACTCTAAATAA
- the rpsK gene encoding 30S ribosomal protein S11, with product MAKQTKVVKKRKVKVEAIGEAHIQASFNNIIISLTNKNGEVISWASAGKMGFRGSKKNTPFAAQMAAENCSAVAHEAGLRRVKVFVKGPGAGRESAIRSIHNSGIEVSEIIDVTPMPHNGCRPPKRRRV from the coding sequence ATGGCAAAACAAACTAAAGTAGTTAAGAAAAGAAAAGTAAAAGTTGAAGCTATTGGTGAAGCTCATATTCAGGCTTCTTTCAATAACATCATCATTTCTTTAACAAATAAAAACGGAGAGGTTATCTCTTGGGCTTCTGCCGGTAAAATGGGTTTCAGAGGTTCTAAAAAGAATACTCCATTTGCTGCTCAGATGGCAGCTGAAAATTGCTCTGCTGTAGCTCACGAAGCTGGATTAAGAAGAGTAAAGGTGTTTGTGAAAGGTCCGGGTGCAGGTAGAGAATCTGCTATCAGATCTATCCACAATTCAGGAATTGAAGTTAGCGAAATCATTGATGTGACTCCTATGCCGCACAATGGATGTAGACCACCAAAAAGAAGAAGAGTTTAA
- the rpsM gene encoding 30S ribosomal protein S13 — protein sequence MARISGIDLPKNKRGVIGLTYIYGVGRSTASEILKAAGISEDKKVNEWNDDELAAIRTYISENVKVEGELRSEVQLNIKRLMDIGCQRGIRHRLGLPLRGQRTKNNSRTRKGKRKTVANKKKASK from the coding sequence ATGGCGAGAATTTCAGGTATTGATTTACCAAAAAACAAAAGAGGCGTTATCGGTTTAACTTACATCTACGGGGTGGGAAGAAGCACTGCTTCAGAAATCCTTAAAGCTGCCGGTATCAGCGAAGACAAGAAAGTCAACGAATGGAATGACGATGAATTGGCTGCAATCAGAACATACATCTCTGAAAACGTAAAAGTAGAAGGAGAGTTAAGATCTGAAGTGCAATTGAACATTAAGAGATTAATGGACATAGGATGCCAACGAGGAATACGTCACAGACTTGGATTACCTTTAAGAGGCCAGAGAACGAAAAACAACTCTAGAACCCGTAAAGGAAAGAGAAAAACTGTTGCTAACAAGAAAAAAGCTAGTAAATAA
- the rpmJ gene encoding 50S ribosomal protein L36, translating into MKVRASIKKRSADCKIVRRKGVLFVINKKNPKFKQRQG; encoded by the coding sequence ATGAAAGTAAGAGCATCAATTAAAAAAAGAAGCGCTGATTGCAAAATCGTACGCAGAAAAGGTGTACTATTCGTAATCAACAAAAAGAACCCAAAATTTAAACAAAGACAAGGCTAA
- the infA gene encoding translation initiation factor IF-1, whose translation MAKQKHIEQDGVITEALSNAQFRVELENGHVLIAHISGKMRMHYIKLLPGDKVKLEMSPYDLTKGRITFRY comes from the coding sequence ATGGCGAAACAAAAACATATTGAACAAGACGGCGTTATTACGGAAGCACTTTCGAACGCTCAGTTCCGTGTAGAGCTTGAAAATGGGCATGTACTCATCGCTCATATTTCGGGTAAAATGCGAATGCATTATATTAAACTTTTACCCGGTGATAAGGTAAAATTAGAAATGTCTCCCTATGATTTAACGAAAGGGAGAATTACATTTAGATATTAA
- the secY gene encoding preprotein translocase subunit SecY yields MKEFIQTLKNIWSLKELRDKILFTLGIILVYRFASYISLPAINLAEVGDLLEHYKNQGGNKQGAGLLGLLSSFTGGAFSHASVMALGIMPYISASIIVQLMGMAIPYLQKLQKDGESGRNTLNQITRWLTIGVCLVQAPSYLTSITQLFLPYAQFSSAYYVEPNSIMFWLPSIVILVAGSVFAMWLGEKITDKGIGNGISILIMVGILSRLPEAFVQEMAVQNGKGGMGSIMILIEVIFWMLVVLLAVVLSVAVRKIPIQYVSRAQARGGVNRNLMQGARQWIPLKVNAAGVMPIIFAQALMFVPGLLTKVDESNTFLAGFKNVFSWQYNVLFALLIIIFSFFYTAITIPVNQMADDLKRNGGLVPKVRPGKETADYLDDILSKITLPGAIFLSIFAILPAIVHGTFVQTDAFALFFGGTSLLIMVGVILDTVQQINTYLLNHHYDGLMQSKLSRTTGY; encoded by the coding sequence ATGAAAGAATTTATACAAACCCTCAAAAATATTTGGAGTCTTAAAGAACTTAGAGATAAAATTCTCTTTACTTTAGGAATTATCCTTGTGTATAGATTCGCATCTTATATCTCATTACCTGCAATTAACCTTGCGGAAGTAGGAGATCTCTTAGAGCATTATAAAAATCAAGGCGGTAACAAGCAAGGAGCAGGTCTCCTTGGCTTGCTTTCGTCGTTTACGGGGGGAGCTTTCAGCCACGCTTCCGTAATGGCGTTAGGTATCATGCCTTATATTTCTGCTTCTATTATTGTTCAGTTGATGGGAATGGCTATTCCTTATCTTCAGAAGCTTCAGAAAGATGGAGAGTCTGGTAGAAATACATTGAACCAGATCACAAGATGGTTAACAATCGGAGTTTGTCTTGTACAGGCACCTTCTTATTTAACATCGATCACTCAGTTGTTTTTACCGTATGCTCAGTTCTCATCTGCATATTATGTAGAGCCAAATTCTATTATGTTCTGGTTACCAAGTATTGTAATCTTGGTGGCGGGTTCAGTATTCGCAATGTGGTTAGGTGAAAAAATCACCGACAAAGGTATCGGAAACGGTATCTCTATCCTTATTATGGTGGGGATTCTTTCAAGATTACCAGAAGCATTCGTTCAGGAAATGGCAGTGCAGAACGGAAAAGGTGGAATGGGATCTATCATGATCCTTATTGAAGTAATTTTCTGGATGCTGGTGGTTCTTCTTGCAGTAGTATTATCTGTTGCAGTAAGAAAAATTCCGATCCAGTATGTAAGCAGAGCTCAGGCAAGAGGAGGTGTAAACAGAAATCTTATGCAGGGAGCGAGACAGTGGATTCCATTGAAAGTGAATGCAGCCGGTGTAATGCCGATTATCTTTGCTCAGGCATTGATGTTCGTACCTGGTTTATTGACGAAAGTGGATGAGTCCAATACTTTTCTTGCAGGTTTCAAGAATGTTTTTAGCTGGCAGTACAATGTATTGTTCGCGCTATTAATTATTATCTTCTCGTTTTTCTATACTGCAATTACAATTCCGGTGAACCAGATGGCTGATGATTTGAAGAGAAACGGAGGTTTAGTACCGAAAGTAAGACCAGGAAAAGAGACGGCTGATTATTTAGATGATATTTTATCAAAAATTACCTTGCCGGGTGCAATATTTTTATCTATCTTTGCAATCCTTCCGGCAATTGTGCATGGAACCTTTGTTCAGACAGATGCGTTTGCCCTATTTTTTGGGGGAACATCACTATTGATTATGGTGGGAGTAATTTTAGATACCGTTCAACAGATTAATACTTATCTGCTGAACCATCATTATGATGGCTTAATGCAGTCTAAATTGTCAAGAACGACTGGATATTAA
- the rplO gene encoding 50S ribosomal protein L15, translating into MNLNNIKPAAGSTFNSKRIGRGQGSGKGGTSTKGHKGQKARAGYSQKIGFEGGQMPLQRRLPKFGFKNVNRKEFRGINLDTIQTLIENKSITGDITREVMIENGLITKNELVKIMGRGELKSAVSISADKFTKSAEELIAKAGGKAITL; encoded by the coding sequence ATGAATTTAAACAACATAAAGCCAGCTGCAGGATCTACTTTCAATTCAAAAAGAATTGGTAGAGGACAAGGTAGCGGAAAAGGTGGTACTTCTACAAAAGGTCACAAAGGACAGAAAGCAAGAGCTGGTTATTCTCAGAAAATCGGTTTTGAAGGAGGTCAGATGCCTTTACAAAGAAGATTACCGAAATTCGGATTCAAAAACGTAAACAGAAAAGAGTTTAGAGGAATTAACCTTGATACAATCCAGACTTTAATTGAAAATAAATCTATCACAGGAGATATTACAAGAGAAGTTATGATTGAGAATGGTTTAATTACTAAAAACGAATTAGTGAAAATTATGGGTAGAGGAGAATTGAAATCTGCGGTTTCAATCTCTGCTGACAAATTCACTAAATCTGCTGAAGAGCTTATCGCTAAAGCAGGTGGAAAAGCAATTACCTTATAA
- the rpmD gene encoding 50S ribosomal protein L30 has translation MATIKVKQVRSAIGRTKTQKRTLEALGFKKLHQVVEHEATPSILGMIAAVSHLLEVQK, from the coding sequence ATGGCAACAATCAAAGTAAAGCAAGTAAGAAGCGCTATTGGAAGAACAAAAACCCAAAAGAGAACGCTTGAAGCATTAGGATTTAAGAAACTTCACCAAGTTGTAGAACACGAAGCTACTCCTTCTATCTTAGGAATGATAGCTGCAGTTAGTCACTTACTTGAAGTTCAAAAATAA